The Triplophysa rosa linkage group LG15, Trosa_1v2, whole genome shotgun sequence genome has a segment encoding these proteins:
- the LOC130565391 gene encoding uncharacterized protein LOC130565391, with amino-acid sequence MGNLSYRLLRHDEIPNQVKTFQILELSNACNIRDFQSFSAALDEGIGCLSNICRSLLDHPTAMCNYDQLREYIVHAEQCMGKAEKNINEKLGNLDQRMEQLIREKHNAEQQKKEKSLAVDKLQIEKRSAEESLKNSKVALGQARRNVESAQHALSVTKDRIYTSRGVAIAGGILLAFPFIGWIAGPIMLIEGLQQLNEASNFHNAAEEDRQMYESKVSECNERVLEYEGKIVLAQNEIEMTSVALRNVEGMIEKVQKDLKDTANDQQMVRRAVKLLGDLSGRVTVLEKQTQNVIFLEPVVNIMENVMNAVVIIAKNQLYCSDRGLINTLRENVGKLQVVCKSPAVTMMDMFDNLY; translated from the exons ATGGGTAACCTATCCTACAGACTCTTGAGACATGA TGAAATTCCCAACCAAGTCAAGACATTCCAGATACTGGAATTATCCAA TGCCTGCAACATTAGGGATTTCCAGTCATTTTCTGCGGCTCTTGATGAAGGAATTGGATGTCTCAGTAACATCTGCAGGTCCCTCTTAGATCACCCCACTGCCATGTGCAATTACGATCAACTCAGGGAATATATTGTACACGCTGAACAGTGCATGGGAaaggcagaaaaaaatattaatgaaaaGCTGGGAAATTTGGATCAACGCATGGAGCAACTTATCAGAGAGAAACACAATGCTGagcagcagaagaaagaaaagagcCTGGCTGTCGATAAGTTACAAATAGAGAAAAGGTCTGCTGAAGAATCATTAAAGAATTCCAAGGTAGCTTTGGGACAGGCTAGACGAAATGTAGAATCAGCTCAACATGCTCTAAGTGTAACAAAAGATAGGATCTACACAAGTCGAGGTGTAGCAATTGCAGGTGGGATACTGCTTgcatttccatttattggatGGATTGCTG GTCCTATAATGCTGATTGAGGGACTGCAGCAATTGAACGAGGCTTCAAATTTTCACAATGCTGCTGAAGAGGACAGGCAAATGTATGAATCGAAAGTAAGCGAGTGCAACGAAAGAGTTTTGGAATATGAGGGAAAAATTGTTCTTGCTCAGAATGAAATTGAGATGACCAGTGTGGCACTGAGAAATGTCGAGGGGATGATCGAAAAGGTTCAAAAGGATCTGAAGGATACTGCCAATGATCAGCAAATGGTCAGAAGAGCTGTGAAACTTCTGGGTGATCTTAGTGGAAGGGTCACTGTACTGGAGAAGCAAActcaaaatgtcattttcttGGAGCCTGTGGTAAATATCATGGAAAATGTGATGAATGCAGTAGTAATTATTGCTAAGAATCAGCTGTATTGTAGTGATCGTGGCCTCATAAATACATTGAGGGAGAATGTTGGAAAACTACAGGTTGTATGCAAATCTCCCGCAGTGACTATGATGGATATGTTTGATAATCTCTATTAA